Proteins from one Flavobacterium branchiarum genomic window:
- a CDS encoding ParA family protein: protein MGKIIAIANQKGGVGKTTTSVNLAASLGVLEKKVLLIDADPQANATSGLGIDVEVVEIGTYQILEHSHTPKEAIVQCTAPNVDVIPAHIDLVAIEIELVDKENREYMLKKALESVKEEYDYIIIDCAPSLGLLTLNALTAADSVVIPIQCEYFALEGLGKLLNTIKSIQKIHNPDLDIEGLLLTMYDSRLRLSNQVVEEVQKHFNDMVFDTVIQRNVKLSEAPSFGESIINYDATSKGAVNYINLAQEIIKKNSK from the coding sequence ATGGGCAAAATCATTGCGATTGCTAATCAAAAAGGAGGCGTTGGAAAGACTACAACATCTGTAAATCTTGCAGCCTCATTAGGTGTTTTAGAAAAAAAAGTATTACTAATAGACGCTGACCCTCAAGCTAATGCTACATCAGGACTTGGTATTGACGTAGAAGTTGTTGAGATTGGAACCTATCAAATACTGGAACACAGTCACACGCCAAAAGAAGCTATTGTTCAATGTACGGCTCCAAACGTAGATGTGATTCCGGCTCACATTGACCTTGTTGCTATCGAAATCGAATTGGTCGATAAAGAAAACAGAGAATACATGCTAAAAAAAGCATTAGAAAGTGTTAAAGAAGAGTACGATTATATCATCATCGATTGCGCACCTTCATTAGGGCTTTTAACTCTTAATGCTTTAACAGCAGCTGACTCTGTAGTTATTCCAATTCAATGTGAATATTTTGCATTGGAAGGTCTAGGAAAATTACTAAACACGATTAAAAGCATCCAAAAGATTCACAACCCAGATTTAGATATCGAAGGATTATTACTAACCATGTATGATTCAAGATTACGTTTATCAAATCAAGTTGTTGAAGAGGTTCAAAAACACTTTAACGACATGGTTTTTGATACCGTTATTCAGCGAAATGTAAAATTAAGTGAAGCTCCAAGTTTTGGCGAAAGCATTATAAACTATGACGCAACAAGTAAAGGAGCAGTTAATTATATCAACTTGGCTCAAGAAATTATAAAGAAAAACAGTAAATAG